One window from the genome of Synechococcus sp. PROS-7-1 encodes:
- the truA gene encoding tRNA pseudouridine(38-40) synthase TruA, translating to MPDPRPGPEANPPQRIAISLQYAGSFFCGWQRQRQGTSVQGVLEQAIADLDPHRPVHAVAAGRTDAGVHAAGQVVHFDSSGPIPASRWAPALNGRLPASIRVREAVERPLSWHACYSATYRRYRYTLYNGRRPNLFLAPWSWHRYQARLDDQAMAEALEGMLGSHDFAAFQRAGSRRAHSRTTIQDVSVQRRGDLIDLEIQASGFLYGMVRLLMGQLVAVGEHRLTTEQFERRWRERRREEVKDGAPPQGLCLLRAGYEDTIFSKGGWYDCQPTFCLASEDPPPDPPGW from the coding sequence ATTCCCGACCCCCGACCCGGACCTGAAGCCAATCCCCCCCAGAGGATTGCTATCAGCCTCCAGTACGCGGGGTCGTTTTTTTGTGGCTGGCAGCGGCAACGTCAGGGCACCAGCGTGCAGGGCGTGCTTGAGCAGGCCATTGCAGATCTCGACCCCCATCGTCCCGTCCATGCCGTCGCTGCTGGCCGCACTGACGCCGGTGTGCACGCGGCCGGACAGGTGGTGCATTTCGACAGTAGTGGTCCGATTCCCGCCAGTCGCTGGGCTCCAGCCTTGAATGGCCGGCTACCCGCCAGCATCAGAGTCCGCGAAGCCGTGGAACGACCTCTCTCGTGGCATGCCTGCTACTCGGCCACCTACCGGCGCTACCGGTACACCCTCTACAACGGCCGCAGACCCAATCTCTTTCTCGCACCCTGGAGCTGGCATCGCTACCAAGCGCGTCTTGATGACCAAGCGATGGCTGAAGCCTTGGAGGGAATGCTCGGCAGTCATGACTTTGCAGCCTTCCAGCGCGCTGGCAGCCGCAGAGCTCATTCGCGAACGACCATTCAGGATGTCTCCGTTCAACGGCGTGGCGATCTGATTGACCTGGAAATCCAGGCCAGCGGGTTCCTCTATGGAATGGTGCGCTTGTTAATGGGGCAACTGGTGGCCGTTGGGGAACATCGACTCACCACTGAACAGTTCGAACGCCGCTGGCGGGAACGACGGCGTGAAGAGGTGAAAGACGGAGCTCCACCCCAGGGCTTGTGCCTGCTGAGGGCAGGCTACGAAGACACCATCTTCAGCAAGGGCGGCTGGTATGATTGCCAACCGACTTTTTGTCTGGCATCGGAAGATCCGCCTCCGGATCCTCCGGGCTGGTGA
- the rplQ gene encoding 50S ribosomal protein L17: protein MRHQCRVPQLGRPADQRKAMLRGLTTQLIREGRVMTTKARAKALRDEAERMITLAKEGSLASRRRVLGYVYDKQLVHALFEKAPDRYSDRKGGYTRITRTVRRRGDNAEMAIIELV from the coding sequence ATGCGTCACCAATGTCGAGTTCCACAGCTGGGCCGCCCAGCTGACCAACGCAAAGCCATGTTGCGTGGCCTGACCACGCAGCTGATCCGCGAAGGCCGGGTTATGACAACCAAGGCCCGTGCCAAGGCCCTGAGGGATGAAGCCGAGCGGATGATCACCCTGGCCAAAGAGGGCAGCTTGGCGTCTCGCCGACGGGTGCTCGGCTATGTGTACGACAAGCAGCTCGTGCATGCTCTGTTTGAAAAAGCCCCCGACCGCTACAGCGACCGCAAGGGCGGTTACACCCGGATCACCCGCACAGTCCGCCGCCGTGGCGACAATGCCGAGATGGCCATCATTGAGTTGGTCTGA
- a CDS encoding DNA-directed RNA polymerase subunit alpha: protein MLQYQIDRIEHQIADDRSQTGVFLIGPLERGQATTLGNSLRRVLMGNLEGTAVTAVRIAGVNHEYATIPGVREDVLDILLNCKQITVNSRTSELEIGRLVVAGPATVKARDLQFSSQVQVVDGERSIATVSDGYSLELEVHVERGIGYRPVDRHNEDTSAIDLLQIDAVFMPVHRVNFTIDETAVAEGGSARERLRMEVVTDGSITPDDAIAQAANQLIELFQPLATVTMVEEVSAEPEPTAEAQIPLEELNLSVRAYNCLKRAQVNSVSDLMGFSYEDLLEIKNFGSKSADEVIEALERIGIQIPQSRTSA, encoded by the coding sequence GTGTTGCAATACCAGATCGACCGTATCGAGCATCAGATCGCTGACGATCGCTCGCAAACCGGTGTGTTTCTCATCGGCCCCTTGGAGCGTGGTCAGGCCACGACCCTCGGCAACTCCCTGCGACGTGTGCTGATGGGCAACCTCGAGGGCACAGCAGTCACTGCCGTGAGGATTGCCGGTGTCAATCACGAATACGCCACCATCCCAGGAGTTCGCGAGGATGTTCTCGACATTCTCCTGAACTGCAAGCAGATCACGGTGAACAGTCGCACCAGCGAGCTGGAAATCGGACGCTTGGTGGTCGCCGGACCTGCAACGGTGAAGGCTCGGGATCTGCAGTTCTCATCTCAGGTCCAGGTGGTCGATGGGGAGCGTTCCATCGCCACCGTTAGCGACGGTTACAGCCTCGAGCTTGAGGTGCACGTGGAGCGGGGCATCGGTTATCGGCCGGTGGATCGCCACAACGAAGACACCAGCGCCATCGACCTCCTGCAGATCGATGCCGTGTTCATGCCGGTGCATCGGGTGAACTTCACGATCGACGAGACGGCCGTTGCCGAAGGCGGATCCGCGCGTGAGCGTCTGCGCATGGAGGTGGTGACCGATGGATCCATCACCCCAGACGATGCCATTGCCCAGGCTGCCAATCAGCTGATCGAGCTGTTTCAGCCGCTGGCCACGGTCACCATGGTCGAAGAGGTCAGCGCCGAGCCCGAGCCCACGGCAGAGGCTCAGATTCCTCTCGAGGAACTCAACCTCTCGGTTCGTGCTTACAACTGCCTGAAGCGAGCTCAAGTGAATTCGGTCTCCGATCTCATGGGCTTCAGCTATGAGGATCTGCTGGAAATCAAGAACTTCGGATCCAAGTCTGCTGACGAAGTGATCGAAGCCCTCGAGCGCATCGGCATCCAGATCCCCCAAAGTCGCACCAGCGCCTGA
- the rpsK gene encoding 30S ribosomal protein S11, which translates to MAKTVKKSGPKKAKRNVPNGVAHIQSTFNNTIVSITDTTGEVISWSSAGASGFKGARKGTPFAAQTAAEAAARRALDQGMRQIEVLVRGPGSGRETAIRALQVAGLEITLIRDVTPLPHNGCRRAKRRRV; encoded by the coding sequence ATGGCCAAGACCGTCAAGAAATCCGGCCCGAAGAAGGCCAAGCGCAACGTTCCAAACGGCGTTGCCCATATCCAGAGCACGTTCAACAACACGATCGTCTCGATTACCGACACCACCGGCGAGGTCATTTCCTGGTCGTCGGCTGGTGCCAGTGGTTTCAAGGGCGCCCGCAAAGGCACACCCTTCGCAGCACAGACCGCAGCCGAAGCCGCGGCCCGTCGCGCACTCGATCAGGGGATGCGCCAGATCGAAGTTCTGGTTCGCGGCCCCGGCTCCGGGCGGGAAACCGCCATTCGTGCCCTTCAGGTCGCCGGCCTGGAGATCACCCTGATCCGAGATGTCACGCCGTTACCCCACAACGGCTGTCGCCGCGCCAAGCGTCGCCGCGTCTGA
- the rpsM gene encoding 30S ribosomal protein S13: protein MARIAGVDIPRDKRIEVALTYIYGIGLTRAKTILSKTGVNPDIRVKDLEDGDVQKLRGATEAFTIEGDLRRQEGMALKRLQDIGCLRGRRHRMSLPVRGQRTRTNARTRRGARKTVAGKKK, encoded by the coding sequence GTGGCACGGATTGCTGGTGTCGACATTCCCCGCGACAAGCGGATCGAAGTCGCCCTCACCTACATCTACGGAATCGGCCTCACCAGGGCCAAAACCATCCTCTCCAAGACCGGGGTCAATCCCGACATCCGCGTCAAGGATCTCGAGGATGGTGACGTGCAGAAATTGCGTGGTGCCACCGAAGCCTTCACGATCGAGGGTGATCTGCGCCGGCAGGAGGGCATGGCCCTCAAGCGTCTGCAGGACATCGGCTGTTTGCGTGGCCGCCGTCACCGCATGAGCCTGCCGGTTCGCGGCCAGCGGACCCGCACCAATGCCCGAACCCGTCGCGGCGCCCGTAAGACCGTGGCCGGCAAGAAGAAGTAA
- the rpmJ gene encoding 50S ribosomal protein L36: MKVRASVKKMCDKCRVIRRHGRVMVICENPKHKQRQG, from the coding sequence ATGAAGGTGCGCGCCTCGGTCAAGAAAATGTGCGACAAGTGCCGGGTGATTCGTCGCCATGGCCGCGTCATGGTGATCTGCGAGAACCCTAAGCACAAACAGCGTCAGGGCTGA
- a CDS encoding adenylate kinase, with protein sequence MKQRLLFIGPPGAGKGTQASRLCDTHGLRHLSTGDLLRSEVSAGSALGQEAEAVMNRGELVSDDLVLAIVRSQLTALNGQGWLLDGFPRNVAQAEALEPLLGELQQSIETVVLLELDDEVLVERLLARGRADDNESVIRNRLEVYREQTAPLIDYYRSKGLLIAVDAQGSVEAITTRLEASLA encoded by the coding sequence ATGAAGCAACGTCTGCTGTTCATCGGCCCTCCCGGGGCCGGCAAAGGTACCCAGGCTTCACGCCTTTGCGACACCCACGGGCTTCGCCATCTCTCCACCGGCGACCTGCTGCGCTCTGAGGTCTCAGCAGGCAGCGCCCTTGGCCAGGAGGCGGAAGCGGTCATGAATCGCGGCGAACTCGTCAGCGACGATCTGGTTCTCGCCATCGTCCGTTCCCAGCTCACGGCCCTGAACGGCCAGGGCTGGCTTCTCGACGGCTTTCCCCGAAACGTTGCTCAAGCTGAGGCATTGGAGCCTCTGCTCGGAGAACTGCAACAAAGCATCGAAACCGTTGTCCTGCTGGAACTCGACGACGAGGTACTCGTCGAACGACTCCTGGCCCGGGGTCGGGCGGACGACAATGAGTCCGTGATCCGCAATCGCCTCGAGGTGTATCGCGAGCAGACCGCTCCGCTGATTGACTACTACCGAAGCAAGGGACTCTTGATCGCGGTTGACGCCCAGGGAAGCGTGGAAGCCATCACGACAAGACTTGAAGCAAGTCTAGCTTGA
- the secY gene encoding preprotein translocase subunit SecY, whose amino-acid sequence MLVSRGRNPSAAEVITQVVQNPELRNRVLTTLGLLMLVRLGIYIPMPGIDRVAFQQFIQQGGQLIGFLDIFTGGGISTLGIFALGILPFINASIILQLLTASLPQLEDLQKNEGEAGRRKIAQITRYVALGWGLIQSVIFAVILRPYALEGLTDAVFITQTALALVTGSMIVMWISEVITERGIGQGASLVIFLNIVATLPQALGSTIEKAQTGDRNDVFGIIVLVLVFLVTIVGIIFVQEGARRLPIVSAKRQVGGSALLPNRQSYLPLKLNAGGVMPIIFASALIFLPITIANFSQNPLLITAASALNPSASNPWPYALLYFSLILGFSYFYASLTFNPTEVATNLKRGGVAIPGVRPGSATASYLEGVKNRLTLLGGLFLGAVAIIPSAVERATSVTTFQGLGATSLLILVGVAIDTAKQVQTYVISQRYEGMVRQ is encoded by the coding sequence ATGCTCGTCAGTCGGGGACGCAACCCCAGTGCCGCTGAAGTCATCACCCAAGTGGTGCAGAACCCGGAGCTGCGCAACCGGGTTCTCACCACGCTCGGTTTGCTGATGTTGGTGCGCCTCGGCATCTACATCCCCATGCCGGGCATCGATCGCGTGGCCTTCCAGCAGTTCATCCAGCAGGGAGGGCAGCTGATTGGCTTCCTCGACATCTTCACTGGTGGAGGCATCTCCACCCTGGGCATCTTCGCTCTCGGGATTCTTCCATTCATCAACGCGTCGATCATTCTGCAGCTGCTGACAGCATCCCTGCCCCAGCTCGAAGATCTGCAGAAAAATGAGGGCGAAGCCGGTCGACGCAAAATCGCCCAAATCACTCGCTATGTGGCGCTGGGTTGGGGCCTGATTCAGAGCGTGATCTTCGCTGTGATTCTCCGTCCATACGCCCTGGAAGGATTGACAGACGCGGTGTTCATTACCCAGACAGCTCTGGCTCTGGTGACCGGATCCATGATCGTGATGTGGATCAGCGAAGTGATCACCGAGCGAGGGATTGGCCAGGGAGCCTCCCTGGTGATTTTCCTAAACATCGTGGCCACCCTGCCTCAGGCTCTTGGCTCCACGATCGAGAAGGCCCAAACCGGAGACCGCAACGATGTCTTTGGAATCATCGTTCTCGTGCTGGTGTTTCTGGTCACGATCGTTGGAATCATCTTTGTGCAGGAGGGAGCCCGGCGGCTTCCGATCGTGAGTGCCAAACGTCAGGTTGGAGGATCGGCTCTGCTTCCAAACCGTCAGAGTTACCTACCACTGAAGCTGAACGCCGGTGGCGTGATGCCGATCATTTTCGCGTCGGCACTGATCTTTCTACCGATCACCATCGCCAATTTCAGTCAAAACCCTCTGCTGATCACGGCAGCAAGCGCTTTGAATCCGAGTGCCTCGAACCCTTGGCCCTACGCACTGCTGTATTTCTCGTTGATCCTGGGTTTCTCCTACTTCTACGCCTCGCTCACCTTTAATCCCACTGAAGTCGCCACCAACCTCAAACGTGGTGGTGTCGCCATCCCAGGGGTCCGCCCCGGGAGCGCTACAGCCAGCTATCTCGAGGGTGTGAAAAATCGACTCACCCTGCTCGGAGGCTTATTCCTAGGGGCTGTGGCCATCATTCCCTCCGCCGTCGAACGCGCCACCAGCGTCACCACATTCCAAGGACTGGGCGCAACATCACTGCTGATCCTGGTCGGCGTCGCCATTGACACTGCCAAGCAGGTTCAGACCTACGTGATCTCCCAGCGCTACGAAGGAATGGTTCGCCAATAG
- the rplO gene encoding 50S ribosomal protein L15, with amino-acid sequence MTLRLESLKSNKGARRRKLRKGRGIAAGQGASCGFGMRGQKSRSGRPTRPGFEGGQMPLYRRVPKLKHFPLVNPKEFTVVNVSALNDLKAGSTVSLDSLVKDGIVTSPKHPLKILGNGELKTKLTVQAAAFTASARTKIEAAGGTCELPE; translated from the coding sequence ATGACTCTCCGACTCGAATCCCTCAAATCCAACAAAGGCGCCCGTCGCCGCAAACTGCGCAAAGGTCGCGGCATCGCCGCTGGCCAGGGTGCTAGCTGCGGCTTCGGAATGCGCGGTCAGAAGTCCCGCTCGGGCCGGCCAACGCGCCCAGGCTTCGAGGGCGGCCAAATGCCCCTCTACCGCCGAGTCCCGAAACTGAAGCACTTTCCCCTGGTGAACCCCAAGGAGTTCACTGTGGTGAATGTGTCGGCCCTGAATGACCTCAAGGCAGGCAGCACCGTCAGTCTCGACTCTCTTGTGAAGGACGGCATTGTCACAAGCCCCAAGCATCCCCTCAAAATTCTGGGGAACGGAGAACTGAAGACCAAACTCACGGTTCAGGCCGCCGCCTTCACGGCATCAGCCCGCACCAAGATCGAAGCCGCCGGTGGAACCTGCGAACTTCCTGAGTGA
- the rpsE gene encoding 30S ribosomal protein S5 produces the protein MTDSNPQTTPNDIPSAADVPAAAEGQQEQRRGGGGRSDRGDRRGGRRGDRRNQERDSEWQERVVQIRRVSKTVKGGKKMSFRAIVVVGNERGQVGVGVGKAGDVIGAVRKGVADGKKHLVKVPLTRHNSIPTLSNGRDGAASVLIRPAAPGTGVIAGGSIRTVLELAGIKNVLAKRLGSKTPLNNARAAMVALDSLRTHKETAKERGISLEQIYS, from the coding sequence ATGACCGATTCCAACCCTCAGACCACCCCCAACGACATCCCATCGGCGGCTGATGTCCCGGCAGCGGCCGAAGGACAGCAGGAGCAACGCCGCGGTGGCGGCGGACGGAGTGACCGCGGAGACCGTCGCGGTGGCCGTCGCGGTGACCGCCGCAACCAGGAGCGCGACTCCGAATGGCAAGAGCGCGTAGTTCAGATCCGCCGGGTCTCCAAGACCGTTAAAGGCGGTAAGAAAATGAGTTTCCGCGCGATTGTCGTCGTCGGGAACGAGCGTGGACAGGTAGGTGTCGGCGTCGGCAAAGCCGGTGATGTGATCGGGGCCGTCCGCAAGGGTGTTGCCGATGGCAAAAAGCACCTCGTGAAGGTTCCGCTCACGCGTCACAACTCAATTCCCACCCTCTCCAACGGGCGAGACGGAGCTGCCAGCGTGCTGATCCGGCCCGCTGCTCCCGGTACGGGTGTGATCGCCGGCGGCTCGATCCGCACGGTGCTTGAGCTCGCCGGCATCAAGAACGTGCTGGCCAAGCGCCTGGGCAGTAAGACTCCCCTGAACAACGCACGGGCCGCCATGGTGGCTCTCGATAGTCTCCGCACCCACAAGGAGACTGCCAAGGAACGGGGGATCTCCCTCGAGCAGATCTACTCCTGA
- the rplR gene encoding 50S ribosomal protein L18 yields the protein MSTLSRKQQTQKRHRRLRRHLSGTSDRPRLAVFRSNSHIYAQVIDDAAQSTLCSASTLDKDVRTSLKDTGSTCDASVVVGELVAKRALAKGIQQVVFDRGGNLYHGRVKALADAAREAGLQF from the coding sequence ATGTCGACCCTCTCTCGCAAACAACAGACCCAGAAGCGCCACCGGCGCCTGCGTCGCCATCTCAGCGGCACCTCCGATCGTCCCCGGTTGGCTGTGTTTCGCTCCAACAGCCACATCTACGCCCAGGTCATCGACGATGCAGCCCAGAGCACGCTCTGCTCGGCATCGACGCTTGACAAGGACGTGCGCACGAGCCTCAAGGACACAGGGAGCACCTGCGATGCTTCCGTCGTCGTTGGCGAGCTCGTCGCCAAACGCGCCCTGGCCAAGGGCATCCAACAGGTGGTCTTCGATCGTGGCGGCAACCTGTATCACGGCCGGGTGAAAGCCCTCGCCGACGCCGCCCGGGAAGCGGGCCTTCAGTTCTGA
- the rplF gene encoding 50S ribosomal protein L6, with protein sequence MSRIGKNPIPIPDKVSVSLDGLAVTVKGPKGELKRTLPDGVSVNQVDNTIVVAPTSEKRLSRERHGLCRTLVANMIEGVSNGYSKKLEIVGVGSRAQVKGKTLVVSAGYSHPVEMLAPEGITFAVENNTNVTVSGTDKELVGNEAAKIRAIRPPEPYKGKGIKYAGERILRKAGKSGKK encoded by the coding sequence ATGTCACGTATCGGTAAAAACCCCATCCCCATTCCCGACAAGGTGAGTGTGAGTCTCGACGGACTCGCTGTCACCGTGAAAGGGCCGAAAGGCGAACTCAAGCGCACGCTCCCCGACGGTGTGAGTGTGAATCAGGTGGACAACACCATTGTGGTGGCTCCCACTAGCGAGAAGCGCCTCTCCAGAGAGCGTCACGGACTGTGCCGCACCCTGGTGGCCAACATGATCGAAGGTGTCAGCAACGGGTATTCCAAGAAACTGGAAATCGTGGGCGTCGGCTCCAGAGCTCAAGTCAAAGGCAAAACCCTCGTGGTGAGTGCCGGCTACAGCCACCCAGTGGAGATGCTGGCCCCTGAAGGCATCACCTTCGCGGTTGAAAACAACACCAACGTCACTGTCTCCGGCACCGACAAGGAGCTGGTGGGCAATGAGGCGGCCAAAATCCGCGCCATCCGTCCGCCCGAGCCCTACAAGGGCAAAGGCATCAAATACGCGGGCGAGCGCATCCTGCGCAAGGCAGGCAAGTCAGGCAAGAAGTAA
- the rpsH gene encoding 30S ribosomal protein S8 — MANHDPISDMLTRIRNASEKRHQNTKVPASRMSRSIAKVLQQEGFIAEISEEGEGVHANLVLELKYSGKHRLPTIRSMQRVSKPGLRIYKNTRGLPKVLGGLGVAIISTSKGVMSDRDARKQGVGGEVLCYVY; from the coding sequence ATGGCCAACCACGACCCTATTTCCGACATGCTCACCCGCATTCGTAATGCGAGTGAGAAACGTCACCAGAACACCAAAGTCCCCGCATCCCGAATGTCCCGCAGCATCGCCAAGGTGCTGCAGCAGGAGGGTTTCATCGCTGAGATCAGCGAAGAAGGCGAAGGCGTCCACGCCAATCTGGTGCTGGAACTGAAGTACAGCGGCAAGCATCGACTGCCCACGATCCGCTCCATGCAACGGGTGAGCAAGCCCGGTTTGCGCATCTACAAGAACACCCGCGGACTGCCCAAAGTCCTCGGTGGACTGGGGGTGGCCATCATCTCCACCTCCAAGGGTGTGATGAGCGATCGCGACGCCCGCAAGCAGGGCGTCGGCGGTGAAGTGCTCTGCTACGTCTATTGA